The Halarsenatibacter silvermanii genome contains a region encoding:
- a CDS encoding aldehyde ferredoxin oxidoreductase family protein produces the protein MVLKMYGWMGKILYIDLNSGKIEKKMLTDYQRKKFLGGRGLGVNILAEEIDPDVDPFSHRNRIVFSAGPLTATEVPTTGRMAVATKSPLTGTIFDSNAGGHWGPELKRAGYDALVISGGLEKLSRIKIFDDRVEILSCNDLKEEKTSSAWKKLKDNESAYKHLVIGPAGENAVRFASIAVGKNRTLGRGGTGGVLGCKNIKAISVRGSQSPEIADPVKIDDVKKKSSAWLKESSLTENRLNELGTAMLMNLINEAGVLPTHNFQRTQFSEADSISGENLSDRLTSSKSSCYNCPIACSKTVMIDGEEKSGPEYESLGLLGANLGLGDPDIVTELNNLCDELGLDTISTGSVISCLMEMNEKNIVDSPVSFGQREGILTLIEKIARRKGLGDELAEGSLRFAQKNSAPELAMQVKGLDIPAFDPRGMKGQALGYITSNRGACHQRANMMTVELLGLPEQVDRFSEEDKAPLVVHQQNLNCILDSLIVCKFTLFALAEGFYKEMLSAVTGEDYSRDDFFRIGERIWNLERLFNTAAGFSRENDRLPARFGRESGSGPASGNFVNEEIMLDEYYKIRGWNENGIPEESKLKELELDRYRDFLPGR, from the coding sequence GTGGTTTTAAAAATGTATGGCTGGATGGGAAAAATTTTATATATCGATCTCAACAGTGGTAAAATTGAAAAGAAAATGCTCACTGATTATCAAAGGAAAAAATTTTTAGGAGGTAGAGGTCTGGGAGTTAATATTTTGGCTGAAGAGATCGATCCGGATGTAGATCCATTCTCTCACCGCAATAGGATCGTATTTTCAGCTGGCCCTTTGACCGCTACTGAAGTACCGACAACGGGACGGATGGCGGTGGCAACAAAATCTCCTCTCACTGGGACTATTTTTGATTCAAATGCCGGTGGTCACTGGGGTCCTGAGCTCAAAAGAGCCGGATATGATGCTCTGGTTATATCTGGCGGGTTAGAAAAATTGAGCCGAATTAAAATCTTTGATGATAGAGTTGAAATTCTGTCCTGTAATGATCTAAAAGAAGAAAAAACCTCCTCAGCCTGGAAAAAATTAAAAGATAATGAGTCTGCTTATAAACATTTAGTGATCGGTCCTGCCGGGGAAAATGCTGTTAGATTTGCCTCCATAGCTGTGGGAAAAAACAGGACTCTGGGGCGCGGAGGCACCGGAGGGGTTCTCGGCTGTAAAAATATCAAAGCAATATCCGTTAGAGGGTCTCAATCGCCTGAAATAGCTGATCCGGTTAAGATAGATGATGTTAAGAAAAAATCTTCAGCCTGGCTTAAGGAAAGTTCTCTTACCGAAAATAGGCTCAATGAACTGGGAACGGCAATGTTAATGAATTTAATTAACGAAGCGGGTGTGCTGCCAACTCATAATTTTCAGCGGACCCAATTTTCAGAAGCAGACAGTATTTCTGGAGAAAATTTGTCTGACCGCTTAACTTCCAGCAAATCCAGCTGTTATAACTGTCCAATTGCCTGTTCAAAAACAGTAATGATTGATGGAGAGGAAAAGTCCGGTCCGGAATATGAATCTTTGGGGCTGCTGGGAGCTAATCTGGGGCTGGGAGATCCAGATATAGTGACTGAGCTGAATAATCTTTGCGATGAGCTGGGACTGGATACTATTTCTACTGGATCTGTTATAAGCTGTTTGATGGAAATGAATGAGAAGAATATTGTTGATTCACCCGTCAGTTTTGGTCAAAGAGAAGGTATATTAACTCTTATCGAAAAAATTGCTCGCAGAAAGGGACTGGGCGACGAACTGGCAGAAGGATCTCTGCGCTTTGCTCAAAAAAACTCAGCTCCTGAACTGGCCATGCAGGTTAAAGGTCTTGATATACCTGCTTTTGATCCCAGAGGAATGAAAGGTCAGGCTCTGGGGTATATTACTTCCAACAGGGGGGCCTGTCATCAAAGAGCCAATATGATGACTGTTGAGCTTTTAGGGCTGCCTGAGCAGGTTGATAGATTTAGCGAGGAGGATAAGGCTCCTCTCGTAGTTCATCAACAGAATTTGAACTGTATTCTGGATTCTCTCATAGTATGCAAGTTCACGCTTTTCGCTCTCGCAGAGGGTTTTTATAAAGAAATGCTCTCAGCTGTAACCGGTGAGGATTATTCTCGCGATGATTTTTTTAGAATTGGAGAACGGATATGGAATCTGGAAAGACTTTTTAATACTGCAGCCGGTTTTTCCAGAGAAAATGATAGGCTGCCCGCAAGATTTGGTCGTGAGAGTGGCAGCGGGCCTGCATCGGGTAATTTTGTCAATGAGGAAATTATGCTGGACGAATATTATAAAATTAGAGGCTGGAATGAAAACGGGATTCCAGAAGAAAGCAAATTGAAAGAACTGGAACTGGATAGATACAGAGATTTTCTGCCCGGGAGGTGA
- a CDS encoding MoaD/ThiS family protein — protein sequence MSVNLYGGLEEYSPKGKRKNNKIDADKIDDVRDLVKQFEIPEEEIQVILIDGKHADLDSEVKKQSVVSIFPLIGGG from the coding sequence ATTTCAGTCAATCTTTATGGGGGGCTGGAAGAGTACAGCCCGAAGGGAAAGAGAAAAAATAATAAAATAGATGCTGATAAGATCGATGATGTTCGTGATTTGGTGAAGCAGTTCGAGATTCCGGAGGAAGAGATTCAGGTCATTTTGATAGATGGAAAACACGCCGATCTTGATTCAGAGGTGAAAAAACAAAGCGTTGTAAGTATTTTCCCTCTTATCGGAGGAGGATGA